In Phoenix dactylifera cultivar Barhee BC4 unplaced genomic scaffold, palm_55x_up_171113_PBpolish2nd_filt_p 000141F, whole genome shotgun sequence, the following are encoded in one genomic region:
- the LOC103696780 gene encoding uncharacterized protein LOC103696780 isoform X3 — translation MEKRRSPKLKIAIIHPDLGIGGAERLIVDAAVELSLHGHNVHLFTAHHDKNRCFEETVAGPFPVTVYGGFLPRHIFYRFHAVSVVIPLLKMKRSAKIIFYCHFPDLLLAQHTTMLRRIYRRPIDMIEEATTGMADMLLVNSRFTASTFARTFRHLHSKGFEPAVLYPAVNVEQFNGPCTYRLNFLSVNRFERKKNLQLAISAFALLRSLKGDTLPGHELVEATLTIVGGYDKRLKENVEYLEELKRLAESEGVSDRVDFVTSCSTAERNKLLSECICVLYTPKDEHFGIVPLEAMAARKPVVACNSGGPVETIKHEVTGFLCDPNPLDFATSMAKLISNPEMAETMGKEAYHHVSENFSTKTFGEQLNHYVVDVHHRRIE, via the exons ATGGAGAAAAGGAGAAGCCCGAAGCTAAAGATCGCCATCATCCATCCCGACCTCGGAATCG GTGGGGCTGAAAGGCTGATTGTAGATGCAGCAGTTGAACTTTCACTGCATGGTCATAATGTTCATCTTTTCACAGCGCATCATGACAAAAACCGATGTTTTGAGGAGACTGTTGCTG GTCCATTTCCAGTCACAGTATATGGTGGTTTCCTACCTCGTCATATCTTTTACCGTTTCCATGCT GTCTCTGTTGTCATTCCCctgttgaaaatgaaacggtCAGCAAAG ATAATATTCTACTGTCACTTTCCAGATTTGTTGCTTGCACAACATACAACTATGCTAAGGAGAATATACCGCAGACCAATTGACATGATTGAAGAAGCAACCACTG GTATGGCAGATATGCTTCTCGTTAACAGCAGATTCACTGCATCAACATTTGCCAGAACCTTCCGTCACCTTCACTCAAAAGGATTTGAGCCAGCTGTACTTTACCCAGCGGTCAATGTGGAACAGTTTAACGGGCCTTGCACTTATAG GTTGAATTTCCTCTCAGTCAAccgttttgaaagaaaaaagaatctcCAGCTCGCAATTTCAGCTTTTGCATTGCTTCGTTCTCTTAAAGGAGATACACTTCCTGGACATGAGCTGGTTGAGGCAACATTGACAATTGTTG GTGGCTATGATAAACGTCTCAAGGAAAATGTTGAGTACCTGGAGGAACTCAAAAGGCTGGCAGAATCCGAAGGAGTTTCTGATCGAGTTGATTTTGTCACATCCTGCTCTACAGCTGAAAGAAATAAGTTGCTCTCTGAATGTATATGTGTTCTTTATACACCAAAG GATGAGCATTTTGGCATTGTACCCTTGGAAGCAATGGCGGCACGAAAGCCTGTAGTTGCATGCAACAGTGGAGGTCCAGTGGAGACGATTAAACATGAGGTCACGGGGTTTCTCTGTGATCCCAACCCTCTGGACTTTGCAACGTCTATGGCTAAACTAATAAGCAACCCTGAGATGGCAGAAACGATGGGCAAAGAGGCATACCACCATGTCAGCGAAAATTTCTCTACCAAGACATTTGGGGAACAACTGAACCATTATGTCGTCGATGTGCACCACAGGAGAATTGAGtga
- the LOC103696780 gene encoding uncharacterized protein LOC103696780 isoform X2 produces the protein MEKRRSPKLKIAIIHPDLGIGGAERLIVDAAVELSLHGHNVHLFTAHHDKNRCFEETVAGPFPVTVYGGFLPRHIFYRFHAVCAYLRCFFVALCLLFLWPVFDVILVDQVSVVIPLLKMKRSAKIIFYCHFPDLLLAQHTTMLRRIYRRPIDMIEEATTGMADMLLVNSRFTASTFARTFRHLHSKGFEPAVLYPAVNVEQFNGPCTYRLNFLSVNRFERKKNLQLAISAFALLRSLKGDTLPGHELVEATLTIVGGYDKRLKENVEYLEELKRLAESEGVSDRVDFVTSCSTAERNKLLSECICVLYTPKDEHFGIVPLEAMAARKPVVACNSGGPVETIKHEVTGFLCDPNPLDFATSMAKLISNPEMAETMGKEAYHHVSENFSTKTFGEQLNHYVVDVHHRRIE, from the exons ATGGAGAAAAGGAGAAGCCCGAAGCTAAAGATCGCCATCATCCATCCCGACCTCGGAATCG GTGGGGCTGAAAGGCTGATTGTAGATGCAGCAGTTGAACTTTCACTGCATGGTCATAATGTTCATCTTTTCACAGCGCATCATGACAAAAACCGATGTTTTGAGGAGACTGTTGCTG GTCCATTTCCAGTCACAGTATATGGTGGTTTCCTACCTCGTCATATCTTTTACCGTTTCCATGCTGTATGTGCTTATCTAAGATGCTTTTTCGTTGCACTTTGTCTGCTTTTCTTATGGCCCGTATTCGATGTTATACTGGTAGATCAGGTCTCTGTTGTCATTCCCctgttgaaaatgaaacggtCAGCAAAG ATAATATTCTACTGTCACTTTCCAGATTTGTTGCTTGCACAACATACAACTATGCTAAGGAGAATATACCGCAGACCAATTGACATGATTGAAGAAGCAACCACTG GTATGGCAGATATGCTTCTCGTTAACAGCAGATTCACTGCATCAACATTTGCCAGAACCTTCCGTCACCTTCACTCAAAAGGATTTGAGCCAGCTGTACTTTACCCAGCGGTCAATGTGGAACAGTTTAACGGGCCTTGCACTTATAG GTTGAATTTCCTCTCAGTCAAccgttttgaaagaaaaaagaatctcCAGCTCGCAATTTCAGCTTTTGCATTGCTTCGTTCTCTTAAAGGAGATACACTTCCTGGACATGAGCTGGTTGAGGCAACATTGACAATTGTTG GTGGCTATGATAAACGTCTCAAGGAAAATGTTGAGTACCTGGAGGAACTCAAAAGGCTGGCAGAATCCGAAGGAGTTTCTGATCGAGTTGATTTTGTCACATCCTGCTCTACAGCTGAAAGAAATAAGTTGCTCTCTGAATGTATATGTGTTCTTTATACACCAAAG GATGAGCATTTTGGCATTGTACCCTTGGAAGCAATGGCGGCACGAAAGCCTGTAGTTGCATGCAACAGTGGAGGTCCAGTGGAGACGATTAAACATGAGGTCACGGGGTTTCTCTGTGATCCCAACCCTCTGGACTTTGCAACGTCTATGGCTAAACTAATAAGCAACCCTGAGATGGCAGAAACGATGGGCAAAGAGGCATACCACCATGTCAGCGAAAATTTCTCTACCAAGACATTTGGGGAACAACTGAACCATTATGTCGTCGATGTGCACCACAGGAGAATTGAGtga
- the LOC103696780 gene encoding uncharacterized protein LOC103696780 isoform X1 encodes MSNKERIERLEVDVNTMQEELHGLEARMEVRLTEVLEAIRHLQITVQSPPPFEPTASLPPSPREGALRRTEDIVGVQRHPRMDFPRFTGNDPIVWLDRAEQFFDGQGVPANRRVITASFYLDEEANHWWQWLRRMSQDEGVVITWRVFERELLARFGPNEYINFNEKLSRIQQHGTVREYQQEFEKLANRVRGWPPDALIGTFVGGLKEEIAKEVRMRRPHSLREAVTIARMREERLEQKRKAFRGVASRVTSVPRTQGPSTTAPRLQAPTPIRRITCEEMQQRRERGLCFKCNEKFSPGHRCKTPQAYLIEADRLEDAEGSKDGDIEHYDENTTGEEAQPVISLHALSGWNGPRTMRVVACIQGHPLTVLIDSRSTHNFVSGRVAKLLQLPIDATVKFGVRVANGEVLQCQEIFRSVELELQGKRFLVDFYTLPLVGLDAVLGIQWLEKLGPVICDWKHMTMKFWWNGQACGLSGQPARPTRDVDFREIQKEIKGSSQLFAIMVRGAEEHQPTTVQKEWPTDLQQLIKGYSPLFEAPRGLPPERPYVHRIPLQEGTLAINVRPYRYAYYQKNEIERQVTEMLEAGIIKESQSPFSSPILLVKKKDGTWRFCTDYRALNAVTIKDRFPIPTVDDMLDELHGACYFSKLDLKAGYHQLRVHPDDVHKTAFRTHHGHFEYLVMPFGLCNAPSTFQAAMNSIFRSYLRKFILVFFDDILVYNATWELHISHLRTTLRILADHCFYLQPSKCLFGQQQVEYLGYIISAAGVQVDTTKIQAMKEWPRPTTVTELRGFLGLTGYYRKFVKSYGVIAAPLTTLLRKGQFQWNLQAEQAFHLLKQAMMTTPVLDIPNFSETFVVETDASDKGIGAVLTQGGKPVAYMSKALGVTKKGWSTYAKEMLAIMEAVRMWRPYLLGRKFQIRTDQKSLRHFLEQRVSTPEQQKWVTKLLGYEYEIVYKPEKDNSAADALSRLPEEIALHALSRPVFDIWEEIRTANQEDHYLQQKIQQLEATPDRMKNYQFRGGILYYKDRVLIPPSSPLGVRLMEEFHNTKIGGHSGTLRTYKRISQAFYWESMKKDIQKFVAECVVCQQHKYETQVPAGLLQPLPVPTQVWEDISMDFIEGLPWSKGKNVILVIVDRLTKYAHFLAISHPYTAGEVAALFVNQVARLHGMPRSIVSDRDPIFVSHFWHEFFKLQGTTLRMSSAYHPQSDGQTEVVNRCVEQYLRCLCNQFPKTWEQNLAWAEYWYNTTFHSTAGMTPFQALYGRAPPTIVRYMEGLTAVDEVDRTLANRDQLMKELKGNLEKAQGRMKQQADKNRREVTFVVGELVFLKLPPYRQQTIFRRVHQKLAQKYFGVRTLSHYSAHRASRL; translated from the coding sequence aTGTCAAATAAAGAAAGGATCGAGCGTCTGGAAGTCGACGTGAACACCATGCAAGAAGAGCTGCACGGCTTAGAAGCACGGATGGAGGTGCGTCTCACTGAGGTCCTGGAGGCTATCCGACACCTCCAAATTACAGTGCAGTCCCCTCCGCCGTTTGAACCAACGGCATCACTACCACCATCACCACGAGAAGGAGCCCTTAGGCGAACGGAGGACATCGTGGGGGTCCAACGCCATCCCAGAATGGACTTTCCACGGTTTACTGGTAATGACCCGATTGTTTGGCTCGATCGAGCTGAGCAGTTCTTCGATGGCCAAGGAGTACCCGCTAACCGGCGGGTAATCACCGCTTCATTCTACTTGGACGAGGAAGCCAACCACTGGTGGCAGTGGTTACGGCGAATGTCCCAGGATGAGGGAGTTGTAATCACCTGGAGGGTGTTCGAACGGGAACTTTTGGCCCGTTTCGGACCCAACGAGTATATTAACTTCAATGAGAAGCTATCCCGAATTCAGCAACATGGAACTGTGCGGGAGTATCAACAGGAGTTCGAAAAACTAGCTAACCGAGTCCGAGGATGGCCGCCAGACGCACTCATTGGCACGTTCGTCGGAGGACTCAAGGAGGAGATCGCAAAGGAGGTGCGAATGCGGAGACCTCACTCCTTGCGCGAAGCAGTCACGATAGCCCGGATGCGGGAGGAGAGGCTGGAGCAGAAGCGGAAGGCATTCCGTGGCGTGGCATCCCGAGTAACCAGTGTTCCGAGAACCCAGGGCCCATCCACAACTGCACCGCGGCTGCAGGCTCCGACACCGATCCGACGCATCACCTGCGAGGAGATGCAACAGCGCCGGGAACGTGGGCTTTGTTTTAAATGCAATGAGAAGTTCTCCCCAGGACACCGGTGCAAGACCCCTCAGGCTTATTTAATCGAAGCCGATCGCTTGGAAGATGCAGAAGGATCTAAGGACGGCGACATCGAGCACTACGACGAAAATACGACCGGAGAAGAGGCGCAACCGGTGATTTCTCTCCATGCTCTCTCGGGATGGAATGGGCCGCGGACGATGCGGGTGGTGGCATGCATCCAAGGGCATCCTTTGACAGTCTTGATTGACAGCAGATCCACCCACAACTTCGTGAGTGGCCGTGTTGCCAAATTACTTCAGCTGCCCATAGACGCCACCGTCAAGTTTGGAGTCCGAGTAGCTAACGGAGAGGTCCTACAATGCCAGGAGATATTCCGGTCGGTGGAGCTGGAGCTGCAAGGGAAGCGATTCCTGGTAGACTTCTATACACTGCCGCTGGTGGGGTTGGATGCCGTTCTAGGCATACAGTGGCTGGAGAAACTTGGACCTGTGATCTGCGACTGGAAGCACATGACCATGAAATTCTGGTGGAACGGCCAAGCGTGTGGGCTCTCCGGGCAACCGGCGAGACCTACCCGAGATGTAGACTTCCGAGAAATACAGAAGGAGATCAAGGGGAGTAGCCAACTCTTTGCGATCATGGTCCGAGGCGCCGAAGAGCATCAACCAACGACAGTGCAAAAGGAATGGCCCACCGACCTCCAGCAGTTGATAAAGGGGTACTCTCCACTTTTTGAGGCACCCAGAGGATTACCTCCAGAGCGACCTTATGTCCATCGGATTCCTCTGCAAGAGGGAACCTTGGCAATCAACGTTCGGCCCTATAGATATGCATATTACCAGAAGAATGAAATCGAGCGCCAAGTAACTGAGATGCTAGAGGCCGGGATTATCAAGGAGAGTCAGAGTCCTTTCTCCTCTCCTATCTTGTTGGTAAAGAAAAAAGACGGCACATGGAGATTTTGCACAGATTATAGAGCTCTCAATGCGGTCACCATTAAAGACAGGTTTCCGATCCCCACTGTCGatgatatgttggatgaattgcACGGAGCTTGCTATTTCTCTAAGCTGGATCTTAAGGCCGGATACCACCAACTCAGAGTTCATCCAGATGATGTTCATAAAACGGCTTTCCGTACACACCACGGACATTTTGAGTATTTGGTTATGCCCTTTGGACTATGTAACGCCCCATCAACATTTCAGGCAGCCATGAATTCCATCTTCAGGAGTTACCTGCGTAAGTTCATCTTGGTCTTCTTTGATGACATTCTGGTATACAACGCTACTTGGGAGCTTCACATATCCCATCTCCGCACCACACTAAGGATTTTGGCTGACCATTGCTTCTATTTACAACCCTCAAAATGTCTCTTTGGACAACAACAAGTGGAGTATCTTGGTTATATTATATCCGCTGCTGGGGTACAGGTTGATACCACCAAGATACAAGCCATGAAGGAATGGCCGCGACCCACTACCGTGACAGAACTAAGGGGATTTCTGGGGTTAACTGGATACTACCGAAAATTCGTTAAGAGCTATGGAGTCATCGCGGCACCCTTGACGACATTGCTAAGAAAAGGGCAGTTTCAATGGAATCTTCAGGCTGAGCAAGCATTCCATCTTCTTAAGCAAGCAATGATGACCACCCCTGTGCTTGACATTCCTAACTTCTCAGAGACCTTCGTGGTTGAAACAGATGCTTCAGACAAAGGCATTGGCGCTGTGCTAACACAAGGAGGAAAACCAGTTGCTTATATGAGTAAGGCATTGGGTGTAACAAAGAAAGGATGGTCGACTTATGCTAAAGAGATGTTGGCCATAATGGAAGCGGTGCGGATGTGGCGGCCCTACTTGCTGGGAAGGAAGTTTCAGATAAGAACCGACCAGAAGAGTCTACGGCATTTCCTAGAGCAGCGAGTGAGCACACCGGAGCAACAGAAATGGGTCACCAAACTGCTGGGATACGAGTACGAAATAGTGTACAAACCGGAGAAGGATAATTCAGCTGCCGATGCTTTATCCCGACTACCCGAAGAGATTGCACTTCATGCTCTCAGTCGCCCCGTATTCGACATCTGGGAGGAGATAAGGACTGCTAATCAGGAAGATCACTATTTGCAGCAAAAAATTCAACAACTCGAAGCTACACCCGACCGCATGAAGAACTATCAGTTCAGAGGGGGAATTCTATATTATAAAGATCGGGTCTTGATCCCTCCCAGTTCGCCGTTGGGAGTGAGGTTAATGGAGGAATTCCATAATACAAAAATTGGAGGACACTCAGGAACGCTAAGGACCTACAAACGGATTTCTCAGGCTTTTTACTGGGAGTCGATGAAGAAAGATATCCAAAAATTTGTAGCCGAGTGCGTGGTCTGCCAACAGCATAAATATGAGACTCAAGTCCCGGCCGGGCTACTCCAACCATTGCCGGTGCCGACCCAGGTGTGGGAGGACATTTCCATGGATTTCATTGAAGGATTACCATGGTCTAAAGGGAAGAACGTCATCCTGGTCATCGTCGACCGGCTCACCAAATATGCCCATTTCTTGGCCATATCCCATCCATACACTGCAGGAGAAGTGGCAGCACTCTTCGTCAACCAAGTGGCCCGACTGCATGGGATGCCAAGGTCGATTGTCAGCGACCGAGACCCGATATTCGTAAGTCATTTTTGGCACGAATTCTTCAAGCTTCAAGGCACCACTCTTCGCATGAGCTCTGCGTACCACCCTCAATCCGACGGCCAAACCGAGGTGGTTAACAGATGTGTCGAACAATACCTTAGGTGTTTGTGCAATCAGTTTCCGAAGACGTGGGAGCAAAATTTGGCTTGGGCAGAGTACTGGTATAACACTACGTTCCATTCCACTGCCGGAATGACACCTTTTCAGGCACTGTATGGACGAGCCCCACCAACAATCGTTCGGTACATGGAAGGGCTCACAGCGGTGGATGAAGTCGATAGAACTTTGGCTAACCGGGACCAACTGATGAAGGAGTTAAAAGGCAACTTGGAGAAGGCTCAAGGACGAATGAAGCAACAGGCAGACAAGAACAGAAGGGAAGTTACTTTTGTAGTAGGGGAATTGGTGTTTTTAAAGCTTCCACCATATCGGCAACAGACGATCTTCCGACGAGTGCACCAGAAGCTTGCTCAGAAATATTTCGGAGTTCGGACCCTATCGCATTATTCAGCGCATCGGGCCAGTCGCTTATAG